A stretch of DNA from Paramisgurnus dabryanus chromosome 19, PD_genome_1.1, whole genome shotgun sequence:
ATGTTATGGTTTAAGTACTTTAAAATGTACTTCGGTTTCACAAATGTTATGGACGGTACTCACCATTAGTAAAATCTTTGTTGATTACAAGACCATTTGGGTGAAAATTGTTTTCGATGGCTTTCAGGAACAAATATTTGATCACAACGTTGTTGATGAAAATCGTCTGGAACGATATGGTACAGTTTGCGACCACAGACCCTTTACTGGGGTAAGACAAGAAAGACAAAGCTGGTAAATAGCTGACATGTGCATGACATTCTGTAATAAACAGtgtattaaaatgatttatatcTTCAAATAAACAATATTAGCAAAAGATTTAAAATCTGTCAGGTTTACCTGAACTTTATTGATGTTACCCCTCTATAGGTTTCTTTTGTGGGACAGATAGAGCAGTTATATATGATGTTCAGCTGTAAAAATAACAAGGCCATGTTTAGAAATATGCATGTATTAAAGATATAGCTTAAtctattattatttatctttttaGCATTTAAAGACATACACtgcaaagattttcaagaaaaaatgttcttagtatttttgtcttgttttcagtaaaaatatctaaattcttaaattaaggtgctttttcttgatgagcaaaatgacccaagaaaatatgtctagttttataacaaaaatatcaaatttaagtgattttgtgcataaaacaagacaaaaaatctgccaatggggtaagcaattttttcttgaatttttcttgaattttgtgtttaaaaaaatgttcaagattttttgcttaccccagtggcagattttttttgcttgttttatgcacaaaatccaaaaaatggtctaaaaacaagacttattttcttgggtcattttgctcatcaagaaaaagcatcttaatttaagaatttagatatttttactgaaaacaagataaaaatactaagaaagtttttgcagtgtactgtcATGAAATGCCATAAGTTGTGAAAGAAACATGAAGATTtattaaatgtgaccctggaccacaaaaccagccaaaaatacatttatgaaaaaaataattagGATATATTATAAAGAAAATGTTCCTTGAAGATaattagtatattttctataccgtaaatatatatataaaaaatatttaatgcattataatttggacaactttaaaggcgattttctcaatatttagatttcaatatttatacataatttaaaATTGTGGTCACAAATTAAGTTACATTTTAACTCTTTTTATAAGCATGCTATGGTTGTTATATgcgacccagtctgtaaaagctaaagtaattgtttttattgtgtgtaaACCTAAAGCTGGCATGTTATGATATCTGTGAACTATCAGTGAAAatttaaccttgatatcttgaagaccatgccaaagattgaaagtgaaatcaatgtaaaatcaaaatTTGTTTATAGTTGCTAGTATATGTCAttataccacggggctgttgaatgctgaTTGGTGAGAAATGTACGCACACATAACctttcaaatgtcttaaaataaccttTAAGCATTACCacattgggtgtgcattattatcGAATAATTCAATGGCTTGTCGTCAATTATTTCTTTACGTATTGGTCAGTGCAACTGGTGGCATTCAATGCAAACACTTACAGCTCCAGAAACTTCATTATACATCTTCTTGTACTCTGCAGTGGCCGGGTTGTAAAGGGAATCATTGAAGACTCGGTTGGTGATCTCCATGCAGAGATTAAAGGCGTAAACAGGTGAGGGGTAGCTCTTCGGGGCAGACTGGATTAGTTGAAGAATTTGATAAATACTGATGGGCTGAGCACCTAGAAGATTCAGTGACAGATTTTATTTTAGCATCAGTTACTTACTGCCATGTGAATAACTCCATCAATCCCATAAAGGTGCTACAGAAAGTTAAGCAGGGAtaagataaaatattttttaggaacatttcaattaaagtttttctaaaagaaaattttttttcatacctttatagtaatttttcatttttcattacaaagaatttttttttgtgaaaactgTTCTTTAGATGGTAAAAGTTCTTTATTAAACCATATagccaaaaaaaattattctttgGCATTGTGTAGCaccttttatttaacattttatgcCACTGAAAGTTAgtatttctacataaaatcattctacataatgtgaagaacattctgtgaaataaaaatcttgatatctttaatactgactgaatAAGACGatgtcaatgattgaaatcaacaattaaaatcaaactttaatgctccaaATTAAATTACAAGACTTTAGATTTCTCAGACAAGGTCACACATgttaaatttgtcatttttatattttaaaacctGTTCTACAGACACATCCAAATTTTGCATTAAGCAAATATGCAGCTGGAGCTCTCTTCCCAACTATCGATAACTAAGGGAGCCATTATTAAATTCATAAATTCATACTAATTCATATTTTGCTCTGTGAATTTACTTACTTGTTGTAGTTGCTGCAAACAGCAGAATGCATAGCGCTGCACCGGTGCACAGTATCACACTCCGACCCATCCTAAAAATGTGACCCAAATCTTGTATCAAAATTCACTGAATGAAGTAGAATTCCTCTGGATGATGATGATCTTCTGGAGAAATGGTGCAGTCACTTCAGGCTCTTGTGGTGGTGAATGtagtgcagtgttttatttgatCACTTTATATCTGGAGGTCACCTATCAATCCATCCTGGATGAGGGTGTGGCTTTATGGGATCGCATAGGCAAAACACTGAAAGATGTAATGAGTGATGAttcatatttcattatttttttgttcttcaCTGTGATTCATGAAGTAGAATAAAAGCCAGTTTGTTTGAGCTATAGTCATACACCACCCTGAAATATTCATTGCGTCAAACAGTATAAGTCGGATATATTTGGCTAGGGGTTAATGCCTATGACAATGGTGTGCTGCACCCTACCAAGAGGAATATACATCTAACCTAACTCCACAGGAtgtgttgccatggaaacattGAACAAACAGGTACTTTGTAACTAATTTTAGAATGATATACTTCTTAAGTCCTCATAACAGGTTACGTATGCATGGGCAGTTGTGGAAATGACAGAAATTCCCAGTTTGTgacattttttgcatttattcaGTAGCAGAGTTTAAATGCTATTATTTGGATCAAGGATGGAGATTCTCTATATTTTCAACTGAACCTCAATCCAAACCCTAGAAATGCACTCCCTGGACTCAGCGATGAATTCCCACTAGTTTTCAGTCGTGCTATCGGTGCAAATATAATTATATAGTCTCTTTGGTctaaacataacatttttctaaataaatattttttaatcacaaatttgtaaattgttatcctacgaatttgtgattaaaaaaaatatatatattagggctgggcatagattaatctagattaatctcatgcaaaataaaaaaataaaaatttgcataatatatgagtttgtgctgtatgtaaatattatatttaaagatacacacaaacatacatatatatacatttaggaaatgttttatttatatatcttttatatatatataatatagaatatataaaaatataaataaatatatatacacatgtaaatgtttcttaaatacatacatgaatgtgtgtgtatttatatatacataataattacacacagcacaaactgaTATGTTATAcaaaaaagacttttattttgtatgagattaatctagattaatctatgcccagccctaatatatttatatgtttttacaGAAGTTTTTCTGTCAGGTTAGGTTTAAGAGGTTAAGAAATATATATGTGCCTTTAATGCATGTATTTGTAAAGTAAAAGTGCAAAAATACCTTTCATGAATAGTAATTAATAGTCATTAAATAGTTAACAAAAAGCAAAGAACATAATAATCCTTCACATGTTTTAAATGACTAAATACTGATCATTATAAGTGAAAATTGAACTTTGTGTTGTGGAAAACTGATATCGTTGTGGATATCGTCCGGTCATGTTATTACAGGAACTGAACACTAGATGGGAGTGTTTGGTTGTGTAGTAATAAAGGGTTAATGAAGTACATAATACTTGTTACACGGTAAAAAAAAAGCAAGGCGCACAAATTTcagaaaataaattatataaataaaaagaaataaaaagcaacacagaaacaaaacgtggtaaataatttttactttttattccTAACTCTGTGTTGTTCAGTGTCTTGTATGTAGCCTGTGGTCCTGGAGAAACGTCCGTCTCATTTTACTGTGTACTGCACTGCAATATATGGTTGAAATGACAATAAAGCAGCTTGACTTGatttaaaactatttatttcAAGAACCGGTATTCTAACTAACAATACAAACCAATGGCCCTCAACATCTCTGTTAAGTATTCATGCAAACCCCCTCTATTAATAACTTTATGCCATATAACTTATTTACATGTTACAACTATATAATACAGCTTGTTTGTATTGTAATACCTTAATAACAATTGTAATACCAATGTAATAAATACCACATGTGTAGGAACTTTTCATATGAAGTATGTTTCTGCAGGGAGAGTAAACTGAGGCGGACCTATCGTGTACATGTGCCGGATGTAAACACAGTTACCCACGTGTTCAAGCAAGTAGTGCAGCCGAGTGACTCGATCATTTTGGTCTTACGAGCGCGAAGCACATTAAAAGGTAAGCTGTTCATTGcctaattttaaaataattgctTAAAATAACATGGTCTACTCATCCTTGTTATGGtcaatcacaacttttaattaatttattttataagtatTTGTTAATCatgcaatataaatatttatttgtaacATATTTCAGAAAGATCATTTTATTATCACTATTATTCAGTATAGCTGACATCTTTCTATGTTTATCTGTATTAATTATACAGTAATGTGTATTTATCTGCACTTGAGGTTTTGTGATTTTAAGAATCACTTTTTTCTTATTAATGTCTGGCTAGGGTCAAACTCTTCATAAGAGTAATTTAATAATGGTCTGTTATTACACATATTCTGATTCTTATGTCTGCAGACTATGGCAGGCAGAGGTCGAGGAAGAAACCAGTTTACTTTTAATGTGGACTCACTGGGTTTCGGGAGAGGAGAATCTTTACCCACATCCACACAAACACCTTCTCCACTTTTTCCTGTAAGTTTCCTGTAAGAGTAATTCAACAGTCATTACACTGTCTTTCCCATTGATATTACACATTTATTGTGCTATATTTTCCCAAAATAAGTGCCATGTCAAATAACAAGCCAATTTAAGTAAATAATACAGTATGTGTATGCACATGTTGGTGTGTCCTagtatgtatttatttagttaaaataaTAACTCTCCCTGCTACCCTAGTCATATCATGTAGTAATGCAAGGCTTCATATTCTTTactctttacattattttaaagtataTATATGTGACATTTGTTTCTGTGATTTTAGCCGATGCAGTTTAGGCCAGTGCCTCTTCATACAGGTGAAGAGGTGGAGTATATGCTCGCTCTTAAACAGGAGCTGAGAGCCTCCAGTAAGAATCTGCCCTTCCACATCAGAGCAGCCAAAACAAAGAAAGGTGAGACTGAGAAAGATTGGGGGGAGGGATCTACGTCATGCAAATAGAGTGGGCCATTTTGAGCACAAAAGCAATGACAGATTTCCATACTGTCTAAATTTGCATTTGAAGTGTGGGAGTCGACTGAAATATTCAAAGGCAATTGAAGACCCATCTGACATGGTTTGTTATAAATCAGCCTTTAACAGCTCTTTTGCTCGTTTTTTTATCTAGATGTGGCTCGGTACTCTGATAAATACCAAAAAAGTGAACCAAAAAACAACACCATTGAATGGAGTCCAGGTAAGCAACTGAAATGCAAATAAACTCTCAATGGATCAAGGATTCgaaacaaatgttttaagttttttactttatttctaGACTGGAGTCGCATGCCCAAAGAACTTTGCATTAAAGTTCGGAAACCTCTGAAAACAAGTGAGAGAAACGTTTATCATTGCGTATTGTCTTGATAATAATGCAAATGCCAGTTGAAATGTGCTATTGATCCTATATGT
This window harbors:
- the LOC135783552 gene encoding uncharacterized protein, whose product is MGRSVILCTGAALCILLFAATTTSAQPISIYQILQLIQSAPKSYPSPVYAFNLCMEITNRVFNDSLYNPATAEYKKMYNEVSGALNIIYNCSICPTKETYRGVTSIKFSKGSVVANCTISFQTIFINNVVIKYLFLKAIENNFHPNGLVINKDFTNETVTPIWHFTKATTPMTRVTSSIVKASGLLVQNTTVKPKNETQPAILPTFLGSVVNPFYRGVPGWAIALLVLACVTLLLIFILILLLCFWCCTKRNKKDETEHAPYERTSFKEHLTPYNPQAPQHNQTYPVLADPEFIKNGNRSEMYVVNPQR
- the polr3gla gene encoding RNA polymerase III subunit GL a; the encoded protein is MAGRGRGRNQFTFNVDSLGFGRGESLPTSTQTPSPLFPPMQFRPVPLHTGEEVEYMLALKQELRASSKNLPFHIRAAKTKKDVARYSDKYQKSEPKNNTIEWSPDWSRMPKELCIKVRKPLKTSATPQLKQKPKKAVGKEEVLKKLETLEKKEQEQHSEEEEEEEKKKKEENEEDEPDVDEDYEEEELEDETDYIMSYFDNGEEFGGDSDDNMDEAVY